A stretch of DNA from Natrinema halophilum:
GACGGGAAGGTACGGTTCCGGAGCCGACGACGCCATCCCGGTGCACGACCCGCCAACTACGAGGCTACCTACTGGCCGACCGGGGAACCGATCTCGGCTCCGGACGATCCGCTGGGATCGTTCCTCGTCGAGCGCTACCGATTTTACACGCAATCCCCGGACGGATCGCTCCGATATACCGACGTCGACCACGAACCGTGGACGCTGTATCCGGCCGCTGCCGACGTGGAAACGAATACGTTGCTGACCGCCGACGGGTTCGCCCACCCGACGTCCGAGCCGGTCTATTTCTACAGTCCGGGCCTCGACGTCGTTGCGTTTCCGAGTCAGCGCCGTGAAGAACGAAAGTGATCGAATACGGAATGGAAGAATATTGAAATCCTGTTCGACAGAGAAACGAGGTCGTGACCGGGATGAGAGCCAGGGAAAGACGAATGTGGACGATTGACGGGTGGAAAGAGAGACACGCGTACACTCGAGCCGACCCCACATCGATACCCCCTTCTCGTCGAAGCCACACCAATCGAATCCGAAAATGGATATCCGTAATCCCCTAATATAGGGCCCGATTTATACTATTCAAATGACGTACGAACACCTCGATACGGACCTCGTAAACGAACTGCTCAACGACGGCCGTGCCAGCCTTCGAAGCCTCGCCGAAGAACTTGACGTTTCTGTTACTACCGTTTCCAACCACCTCTCCGAACTCGAGGATGAGAACGTCATTCGCGGATACACGCCGGTCGTCGACTACGATTCGGCGGGATACGACGTTACTGCCGTGATGCAGCTCAAAGCCGAGGGTGACGCGCTCCCCGAAATCACCGACTCGTTGAAAGACCATCGCCAGATGATCTCGGTGTACGAGGTCACCGGGGATTACGACGTGATCGCTATCGGCAAGTTCAAAAATACGGACGACATGAACGAGGAGATCAAATCGATCATCACCGACCCCGATATCAATCGATCGAACACCAGCATCGTCCTCAACGCCGTCGCGGAAAACGAGCAGTTCGAACTCGATACCGACGGCGGCAGTGACTGACGACGTCCGGTCGAGACTTCCGTTCGTTTCGGCCTCGAGACGCGCTCGTACCTGAATCGCCTGATCTGGCGCCCCCGTCACGGACTGCAGTTTACCGGTCGCGCAGTACTGCAATTTCCGAGCACCCATTCCTTGCACACGTGCGAGCAGAAAGCACCGCCAGTCGAGGGCGGTGAAGCCGCAAAAACCGGACTCGCGGACGCGGTTATCCCTGCCCGACCATCCCGTCTTCGTCCTCCCATTCCGTTTCGCGGAGTTCGTACTTCTGAACTTTCCCCGTCGTCGTCTTCGGGAGGGTTTTGACGAATTCGACGCGGTGGACGACCTTGTAGCCCGCGAGCCGTTCGCGCGTAAAGTCGGTCAGTTCGTCCTCGGAAACTGGCGGGTTCTGCGGGTCATCGTTCGTCGGCACCACGAACGCTTTTGGCGTCTCACCCCACTTCTCGCTCGGCGATGGGATTACCGCTACGTCCGACACGTCCGGATGGTCGAACAGGGTATCCTCGAGTTCGATGCTCGAGATGTTTTCACCGCCGGAGATGATGATGTCTTTCTCGCGGTCCTGAATCGCGATCATACCGTCTTCGTTGACGACGGCCAGGTCGCCGGTGTGGAACCAGCCGTCGCGCTTTTCGGTGAACGCCTTCTCGGTTTCGTCGGGCTTCTCCCAGTAGCCCTCCATGACCTGATTGCCCCGAACGAGTATTTCCCCGACCGTTTCGTCATCCCACGGGACTTCGGTTCCGTCGTCGTCGACGACTTCGACTTCGGTAGCGAGGGGAGCGATCCCCTGCCGTTTCTTCAGTCCGAAGCGAGTATCGCTGTCCTCGTCGATCAGCCGCCGGGTCGCGGAGGTGCCGATCAACGGTCCCGTCTCGGTCGCCCCGTAGAGCTGACGGAAGTGCCAGCCGAACTCCTCTTCGACCGTTTCGATGACGCTCTCGGGCGGCGCTGACCCCGCCGCGGTAACGCGCATCGGCGCGTCTCCCTCGGTCGCAACGTCGTTTTCCTGTCGGTACTCGTCGAGCAGGCTCAGGACCGTCGGGGCACAACAGAGGAACGAGACGTC
This window harbors:
- a CDS encoding YqjF family protein; translated protein: MVIALEMGWRHLLFENWLVDPAVIEAHLPEALAADVYDGSAWLSVIPFTNVAVRPKGVPKRAGIQLPEINVRTYVTRDGVPSVYFFSLDAQGLASVVGARYFHHLPYYYARISIDGTDGKVRFRSRRRHPGARPANYEATYWPTGEPISAPDDPLGSFLVERYRFYTQSPDGSLRYTDVDHEPWTLYPAAADVETNTLLTADGFAHPTSEPVYFYSPGLDVVAFPSQRREERK
- the lrp gene encoding HTH-type transcriptional regulator Lrp → MTYEHLDTDLVNELLNDGRASLRSLAEELDVSVTTVSNHLSELEDENVIRGYTPVVDYDSAGYDVTAVMQLKAEGDALPEITDSLKDHRQMISVYEVTGDYDVIAIGKFKNTDDMNEEIKSIITDPDINRSNTSIVLNAVAENEQFELDTDGGSD
- a CDS encoding long-chain-fatty-acid--CoA ligase, with protein sequence MEVPLLVTDFLDRARTYYGDEEAIVATTGDRFTYDEFGDRVDRLSAVLQSRGIEKGDRVAVLDPNTHYHLESAYGIMQLGAIHTPLNYRLMPEDYEYMLNDAGVKAVVADYEFAEQIEAIRDEVPVETFITNDASAVDGDWEDFETLIDGAEPTYERPEMSEDEVITINYTSGTTGDPKGVMRTHRTESLHAQLVTIHHEIRDDDVYLWTLPMFHVNGWGHIYAITGMGAKHVCTRGVDAEEIFRQITVEDVSFLCCAPTVLSLLDEYRQENDVATEGDAPMRVTAAGSAPPESVIETVEEEFGWHFRQLYGATETGPLIGTSATRRLIDEDSDTRFGLKKRQGIAPLATEVEVVDDDGTEVPWDDETVGEILVRGNQVMEGYWEKPDETEKAFTEKRDGWFHTGDLAVVNEDGMIAIQDREKDIIISGGENISSIELEDTLFDHPDVSDVAVIPSPSEKWGETPKAFVVPTNDDPQNPPVSEDELTDFTRERLAGYKVVHRVEFVKTLPKTTTGKVQKYELRETEWEDEDGMVGQG